A stretch of Lactuca sativa cultivar Salinas chromosome 6, Lsat_Salinas_v11, whole genome shotgun sequence DNA encodes these proteins:
- the LOC111891424 gene encoding type I inositol polyphosphate 5-phosphatase 1 produces the protein MILHDHQRSRNRSPERGWVEKCLGYTCLQLFWPRVVVRKWLNISDNTSDYSADSDDSIHDSVDTEAFCYWPKESRLDDKKLDDFQSDLIGAFPRSRRRKSETFRTQYIDTKELRVSVNTWNVGGELPPEDLNIKNWLDTEYPADIYVIGFQEIIPLNAGNIFGSEDNYPILIWENIIRDTLNKIQPIKTEFKSYSNPSSPSRFKKPPNIEDEFMLESDEECENDPVGQNCHYWVEKLDHDSIMHKKRSRYVRIISKQMVGVFLTIWVRRSLKKHIKNVHVSTVGVGVMGYIGNKGSISVSMSIYETNFCFVCTHLTSGEREVDAVKRNADVDEIHKRTNFNSMSKVALPRSIKEHERIIWLGDLNYRINLPYDETCRLISKNDLSKLLESDQLGWELKKGGVFEGWKEGNLNFPPTYKYEQNSEKYYGEDPKGGRRNPAWCDRILCFGKGIKQVGYKRAEIRVSDHRPVSALYMIEVEVCSLRKLQRAVIW, from the exons ATGATCCTTCATGATCATCAACGCTCAAGGAATCGATCTCCTGAG AGAGGCTGGGTTGAAAAATGTCTGGGTTACACCTGTCTCCAGTTGTTCTGGCCGAGGGTAGTTGTCCGCAAATGGCTCAATATTTCTGATAATACTTCAGATTACAGTGCCGATTCCGATGACAGCATCCATGATTCCGTTGACACAG AAGCGTTTTGTTATTGGCCAAAAGAATCCAGACTCGATGATAAGAAACTAGATGATTTTCAGAGTGATTTAATTG GAGCTTTTCCCAGGTCAAGAAGACGAAAATCAGAGACATTCAGAACACAATATATCGACACTAAGGAACTCAG AGTATCTGTTAATACTTGGAATGTTGGAGGTGAACTTCCACCAGAAGACTTAAACATCAAAAACTGGCTTGATACTGAATACCCTGCAGACATATATGTAATTGG TTTTCAAGAAATCATACCTTTAAACGCTGGCAATATCTTTGGTTCTGAAGATAATTATCCAATTTTGATATGGGAAAACATCATTCGTGACACTCTTAATAAAATTCAACCTATAAAGACTGAATTCAAATCCTATAGCAACCCTTCTTCTCCATCAAGATTTAAAAAACCTCCAAATATAGAAGATGAATTTATGCTAGAAAGTGATGAAGAGTGTGAGAATGATCCAGTAGGGCAAAATTGTCATTATTGGGTTGAAAAACTTGATCATGATTCTATAATGCACAAAAAAAGATCAAGATATGTTAGAATAATAAGCAAGCAAATGGTGGGTGTTTTTCTTACTATTTGGGTTCGTAGAAGCTTGAAGAAACATATCAAGAATGTACACGTGTCAACTGTTGGTGTTGGTGTAATGGGCTACATAGGTAACAAG ggtTCGATATCAGTTAGTATGTCTATATATGAAACAAACTTTTGTTTCGTATGCACTCACTTAACATCTGGTGAGAGAGAAGTAGATGCAGTTAAGAGGAATGCTGACGTGGATGAAATACATAAAAGAACAAATTTTAATTCCATGTCAAAAGTCGCACTTCCAAGGAGCATTAAAGAACATGA GCGAATAATTTGGTTAGGTGATCTTAATTATCGTATCAATTTACCATACGATGAAACATGTCGCTTAATTTCCAAAAATGACTTGTCCAAGTTGCTAGAGAGTGatcaa CTTGGTTGGGAGCTAAAAAAAGGTGGTGTATTTGAGGGGTGGAAAGAAGGAAATTTGAATTTTCCACCAACTTATAAATACGAGCAAAATTCAGAGAAATATTATGGTGAGGATCCTAAAGGGGGTAGGCGGAATCCAGCATG GTGTGATCGGATACTTTGTTTTGGGAAGGGGATAAAGCAAGTGGGCTATAAAAGggctgagattagggtttctgatcATAGGCCAGTTTCTGCATTGTATATGATAGAGGTTGAAGTTTGCTCTCTACGAAAGTTACAAAGGGCTGTAATTTGGTAA